One Pochonia chlamydosporia 170 chromosome 5, whole genome shotgun sequence DNA segment encodes these proteins:
- a CDS encoding protein kinase-like protein (similar to Metarhizium robertsii ARSEF 23 XP_007823979.2), with protein MSPVMEVQLRTSNGFRTAILKLFDQCFGVSRKQHPYNQQAAAAWQDCVRSGLAKRLVDEFQQDENNIRKARFGDTVDDDADDDEEDEDKEESESESESEDDEEDDLRVWEAIIYHRSQKQYEREVRAYSKLKALQGRCIPRFINSVIYSRPGAPTDLPAAYFQVPGILLECIDSFPLSKLTTKVPYQPFLWEKIIESAVDVVREVNTAGVVHHDCQPRNMLVAQRDGAFQLYLIDFAQCAFEEDYKDTEDLSDENGYAHIVHLNDNAVGIAVLMDQRVKRETSYTLRLKTLEDLKQLA; from the coding sequence ATGTCACCTGTCATGGAAGTGCAACTGAGAACGTCAAATGGATTCAGGACAGCTATTCTCAAGCTATTCGATCAATGTTTTGGAGTGTCCCGCAAGCAGCATCCGTATAaccaacaagcagcagctgcgTGGCAAGACTGTGTTCGCTCTGGCTTAGCGAAAAGACTCGTTGATGAATTCCAACAGGATGAAAACAATATCAGAAAGGCGCGTTTTGGAGACACtgttgacgacgacgctgacgacgacgaagaagatgaggataaagaagaatcagaatcagaatcagaatcagaagatgatgaagaagatgaccTCAGAGTGTGGGAAGCTATAATATACCACAGGTCTCAGAAACAATACGAAAGAGAAGTTCGAGCTTACAGCAAACTAAAAGCACTTCAAGGCCGATGCATTCCAAGATTCATCAATTCAGTCATTTACAGCCGACCAGGAGCACCTACAGATCTTCCAGCAGCATACTTTCAAGTTCCAGGTATACTACTCGAATGTATTGACAGCTTCCCCCTTTCAAAACTTACAACAAAGGTCCCATATCAGCCATTTCTTTGGGAAAAGATAATAGAAAGCGCAGTTGATGTGGTTCGTGAAGTTAATACAGCTGGGGTTGTGCATCATGACTGTCAACCTCGGAATATGCTGGTAGCGCAGAGAGATGGCGCTTTTCAGTTATACTTGATTGATTTCGCACAGTGTGCATTTGAGGAGGATTACAAGGACACAGAGGACCTATCGGATGAGAATGGATATGCACATATTGTGCACCTGAATGATAATGCTGTGGGTATCGCGGTTCTTATGGACCAAAGGGTAAAGAGGGAGACATCTTATACACTTCGCCTTAAGACGCTAGAGGATTTAAAGCAACTAGCTTAG
- a CDS encoding cytochrome p450 protein (similar to Eutypa lata UCREL1 XP_007790309.1) encodes MNLILTVFAIGALYIAIRLVYNVFLHPLRRFPGPLTNRASVLPKTYHLLSGTLPFHITDMHNKYGPIIRIAPNELAFINPQAWRDIYARKPGTHELPHDMKYYNATDITTTSLLSSHRESHDITRKLLAPGFSERALMAQEPVLDTYVSLLMRRLRENCTNSNGDSVPVDMTKWMAYTTFDLIGNLAFGSDFGCLSRSGYHPWVKLILGTVKNMSRIHALKALGILRVAIFFMRKLKVGERELALHVELTKSKTRQRVELGTGRNDFLDGLIKSGMAMDELVENGSLLIVAGSETSATLLTGALYLLTANPGVMEKLKNEVRGLFETEGDITLTTVNKLSYLTAVLQESLRCYPPVAGAAPRLTPKGGAEIAGTFVPAGTTVSVWQWAAYHDSEYFEDPYSFCPERFANPGVGRHKNDRLDVVNPFLVGPRNCIGQNLAYAEMRLILARLTWAFDLRIEEDGKGWLEGQKNYLFWEKPPLQMYLTPV; translated from the coding sequence TCCTCCACCCACTCCGTCGCTTCCCCGGCCCTCTCACCAACCGGGCATCCGTCCTCCCAAAGACATATCACCTTCTAAGCGGCACGCTCCCATTTCATATCACAGACATGCACAACAAATATGGCCCAATCATCCGTATTGCACCAAATGAACTAGCTTTCATCAACCCACAGGCTTGGAGAGATATCTACGCCCGCAAGCCTGGCACACACGAACTTCCACACGACATGAAATACTACAATGCCACGGACATCACCACAACATCTCTACTTAGCTCCCACCGAGAAAGTCACGACATAACGAGGAAGTTACTAGCTCCGGGATTCAGCGAGCGCGCATTGATGGCCCAAGAACCGGTCCTAGACACGTATGTGTCTCTACTAATGAGACGCCTACGTGAGAACTGCACCAACTCTAACGGCGATTCCGTCCCTGTTGACATGACAAAATGGATGGCCTATACTACATTCGACTTAATAGGGAATCTAGCATTTGGGTCCGACTTTGGCTGTCTAAGCAGAAGCGGCTACCACCCGTGGGTTAAACTCATCCTTGGAACAGTGAAAAACATGAGCAGGATACATGCTCTCAAGGCACTCGGCATTCTACGGGTAGCAATCTTCTTTATGAGAAAGTTGAAAGTTGGAGAAAGGGAGCTAGCTCTGCACGTAGAGTTGACCAAGTCCAAAACCCGGCAGCGGGTGGAGCTGGGAACCGGAAGAAATGACTTCTTGGACGGCTTAATCAAGAGTGGGATGGCCATGGACGAACTTGTAGAGAATGGGAGTTTGTTAATCGTCGCAGGGAGCGAAACAAGTGCCACCTTGCTGACGGGGGCGCTGTATCTTCTCACCGCTAATCCCGGCGTCATGGAAAAGTTGAAGAACGAAGTACGGGGCTTGTTCGAGACGGAAGGCGACATTACACTTACAACTGTGAATAAGTTGTCCTACTTGACGGCCGTATTACAGGAGAGTTTGAGGTGTTATCCGCCAGTGGCGGGAGCAGCTCCACGACTTACACCTAAGGGAGGCGCAGAAATCGCCGGGACGTTTGTACCTGCAGGCACGACAGTAAGTGTCTGGCAATGGGCAGCGTATCACGATTCGGAATACTTTGAGGATCCATACTCCTTCTGTCCAGAGCGGTTTGCCAATCCTGGCGTGGGGAGGCATAAGAATGACAGGCTGGATGTGGTTAATCCGTTCTTGGTTGGGCCGCGGAACTGCATTGGACAGAACTTGGCATATGcggagatgaggttgatTCTGGCGCGGTTGACCTGGGCGTTTGATTTACGGATTGAAGAGGATGGGAAGGGCTGGTTGGAGGGACAGAAGAATTATTTGTTTTGGGAGAAGCCGCCTTTGCAGATGTATTTGACACCAGTGTGA